The Mercenaria mercenaria strain notata chromosome 1, MADL_Memer_1, whole genome shotgun sequence nucleotide sequence TAGGCAATGGACTGAGCGAGAGCCCCCTTAAAAATAATTCCCAGGTTCTGCACTCTTATAAGGTAATACATATTTACATACGAAATTGTTAACATATGATATTGAAGGAACAATCTAACCAATACAAGTTGAATTATATGCAGGTCAATCTAACACTAATATCAAAGGTAGAAATGTGAAAGATGTCATAAATACAGTACTGTCACAACTAAGGGTAACAGTTGTTAACTCATGTGAACCTATATCAAATATTCTCAGACGTTTTACCTAGATTGTTTAACATAGTACACTAAAGGAACATTCTTAACAGATACTAGTTGAATTATACACCAATATAATCAATCAAATATGGAAATGCACACAGTGTCATTTGCCAATACTTTCATAACTAAGGGTAACAGTCATTAACTTGTGTGTACTtatataaaaattcataaaagttGTACATAAATCATTTAGCATACCACATTACAGGCACATTTTTAACAAATCCTAGTTGAATTCTACACAaatataatactgatatatatcGGAAGTGACACTGTGAAAATGTCATTAAGATGTCTATACTGCCACAACTAAGAGTAACTGCCATTAAGTAATATGCACTTATTTTAGAACGTTTTtaaatattaacatatttatttaatatgccacctttaaatcaataattctaaaaaaataaaataaaatacaagttAAATTAATTACACCCATATATTACTGTGTAACAAAGGTGGGtgtaaaaatgcaatatatgTGACTGCTGCCGCAACTGAGGGTAACGGCTGTTAACTAGTTTGACTGGTATAAACTATTCTTAGGATGTGCGCCTACATTGTTTAACCTACGGCATTAACAGACCATTCTTAAAAATATGAGTTAATTCTGCACAAGTATAAAAATTGAATAACGGAGGTGGCAGTGTGAAAAATGTCATCATATATCAATGATTTCATAAGAACAGTCGTTAAACATATTCTTGAGATATTTACATTCATTGTTTAACATACAGCACTAAAGAATGTTTTACCTGTGCAAGTTAATTATACACCAATATAATACTGTATATATGAATTGGCAGTGTGCAAAAAAGGCGCTATGCCAATATGCCACAACTAAGGGTAACAGTCATGAATTTATGTtcttatataaaaagtttatgaGTCAGTTAACACCTGTAGCGTAAGAGTGTCTGTAGCCATAGCTAAACTCGTTAAGAGTCAGTTCGCAAAGTCCATGGATACCACCATCAACAAAAGAAGTACTGCCCGACAAGGGACTGAAACTCCTTCCAAGAAATAAATATCGCTTGCCTTGATGCGTCTGGACACAGCGCATCTGGACACAGACCGGATAACTAGATACTGCATTTGTATGTTGACCAACTAACACTGACTTAGAAGAGGTACTACAAACACTCGTACTCTTCTCCTACGTATAACAGAAGCACTAAGAACACTCGTAACTTCTGTGTATGACTTCCCATTAACTAACTTGCCATCTTTGGAAATATGTCTAAACTTGTGTACTTAAAGACCTTGAAATCGATCATATCTTTAAGACTCCACTCGGCACATAGCGTTTTGTGCTTGGTGTATGGACTTTCGGTTTGTTCTAATGTATCTGGAGTAGCAGCCTGAAGTCCACCTTCCCAGTGTTTTAACTAGATGGTCCTCTATACCAACTTTTGCAGCTGTTGTTGCGGCTCCAATTCTGAAACTATGACCAGAATAGAAATCTGGAGTTTTCCCTATGTCACGTAACAGTTTCCTGATACTGGTTATAAAAAATtctcttgttaaagttttaccaCAACTGTTAATGAATAGAGGGTCGTGCAGACTAGCTCCACACTTGAACCGTAAGTTGATATATTCATCTAGTAGTTGCAGCGGGCATGTAGTGGATCCTGTTGCGGCAACTGTTACCTTCACCCCAGACCTGAAAACATCTGCGTTAGAGTTTTTAAGGTTAAGAACATAACCTGATTTGTCTTTTTCGAATGTGACATCATTTATTTTCAAGGCATAGGCTGCTGTTTTGGATAGAGCTCCAGAAACTGTAAATTCCCCACAACGCAGG carries:
- the LOC128545832 gene encoding uncharacterized protein LOC128545832, which codes for MEIDSAYLSHYCDLCNITVLRGVKKSQNNMHKERLPITHDILKDMITSLKNGLLGQYDSLMLAAACSMAFYGFLRCGEFTVSGALSKTAAYALKINDVTFEKDKSGYVLNLKNSNADVFRSGVKVTVAATGSTTCPLQLLDEYINLRFKCGASLHDPLFINSCGKTLTREFFITSIRKLLRDIGKTPDFYSGHSFRIGAATTAAKVGIEDHLVKTLGRWTSGCYSRYIRTNRKSIHQAQNAMCRVES